One Elaeis guineensis isolate ETL-2024a chromosome 10, EG11, whole genome shotgun sequence genomic window carries:
- the LOC105052265 gene encoding uncharacterized protein, producing the protein MLLSYSSQPTRSFEACSDRNCFNFHRFFCYSKRDTSWWKMSSLQAWVAEHKLTSVGAFWASAIGASLAYTRKRAPLAKPSLRLIHARMHAQALTLAVLSGAALLHYYDSKNAIDDDEKVCPTTLV; encoded by the exons ATGCTCTTATCATATTCCTCACAACCCACTCGGAGTTTTGAAGCTTGCAGTGATCGCAATTGTTTTAATTTCCATCGTTTCTTTTGCTACTCCAAAAGAGATACCAGTTGGTGGAAGATGAGCTCTTTGCAGGCTTGGGTTGCTGAGCACAAGCTCACCAGTGTGG GAGCGTTCTGGGCTTCCGCCATTGGAGCCTCACTGGCTTACACTCGCAAGAGGGCTCCACTTGCTAAGCCCAGCCTTCGGCTCATACACGCGAG GATGCACGCCCAGGCTCTGACGCTGGCCGTGCTCTCGGGTGCAGCGCTGCTCCACTACTACGACAGCAAGAATGCCATTGATGATGACGAAAAAGTTTGTCCCACCACCCTCGTCTAG